The following proteins come from a genomic window of Mycobacterium sp. DL:
- a CDS encoding endonuclease/exonuclease/phosphatase family protein has protein sequence MNPLTFYGRAFGGWRAGITAAKGRMEGLAVEAGEGSVIVEGDFNSTPSMRQFRQLLSDGYRDAFAQTGSGPGPTYPSYPWVPPLTNIDLVLARNASVASIKRSLCAPPITVHS, from the coding sequence ATGAACCCTTTGACTTTCTACGGCAGAGCCTTCGGCGGGTGGCGGGCGGGCATCACTGCCGCGAAAGGCCGGATGGAGGGCCTCGCCGTAGAGGCGGGGGAGGGATCCGTCATCGTCGAGGGCGATTTCAACAGCACTCCCAGCATGCGGCAGTTTCGACAACTGCTGAGCGACGGGTACCGAGATGCTTTCGCGCAGACGGGTTCCGGACCGGGGCCGACCTACCCCTCGTATCCGTGGGTACCCCCGCTCACCAACATCGATCTTGTGCTGGCGCGGAACGCCTCGGTGGCCTCGATCAAACGATCTCTCTGCGCACCGCCGATCACCGTGCACTCTTAG
- a CDS encoding DUF4012 domain-containing protein — MAVLVVLGLGCWAAVGAFQAKSNLEQARVSAQDAKEALLEGNTEAASQSADDALVRAEAARDATHSLAWNIIAGVPWLGSPFKTGQQVTDVVLGLAADVLRPAADVGVAISPERLYQDGRVDVDLLRNQEPQLRELSTNATRLNGDAAAISDPRYVSLMSDARTELQGQISGITSVIENAALAARLVPSMMGVDGPRTYFMGFQTNAEARGTGGLLGGYGILRFDNGVPTVDTLAPNTDLADALTAVDLGLEYDQQYGYAQPFTDFRNSNLSPHFPYAAQIWKGMFAEQTGVEVDGVIVIDPVALSYILGAVGPVTMPDGEVVSRDNVVELTESTAYSRFPTDQVARKQYLQDIANAVVTKMTGSVRSPRQLMDALGKAVGERRIAVWSAVPEEQELLEGTSLAHVLPGDAAPYAAVVINNLGGNKLDYYLRTEIEYAADECNGETRSSTVNVKLTNTVPNEPLPDYVAGAVGLAPELLIEVPKGTNITSVRLFATQGAELSSVILNGERVPAIVNTERGHPVFEAQVIIPPGQSADVSFQMSEPTAPGKPRAPSQPLVETVVPKVMVPECMG; from the coding sequence CTGGCGGTTCTTGTCGTGCTCGGGTTGGGATGCTGGGCAGCAGTCGGCGCCTTCCAAGCCAAGTCGAACCTGGAGCAAGCCCGGGTTAGTGCTCAGGACGCCAAAGAGGCCCTACTAGAGGGAAATACGGAGGCCGCGTCGCAGTCAGCCGACGATGCGCTTGTTCGAGCAGAGGCGGCCCGCGACGCCACCCACTCCCTGGCATGGAACATCATTGCCGGAGTTCCGTGGCTGGGTAGCCCGTTCAAAACTGGCCAACAGGTCACCGATGTTGTCCTTGGTCTCGCGGCAGACGTTCTAAGACCCGCGGCCGACGTCGGCGTTGCGATCTCCCCCGAACGGCTATACCAAGATGGTCGGGTAGACGTCGACCTACTCCGCAACCAAGAACCCCAACTGCGCGAGTTGTCCACCAACGCCACACGTCTCAACGGCGATGCCGCTGCGATCTCGGATCCCCGATACGTGTCGCTCATGAGTGATGCGCGTACCGAACTGCAGGGCCAGATTTCCGGTATCACCTCTGTCATCGAGAATGCCGCTTTGGCAGCGCGCTTGGTTCCGTCGATGATGGGCGTAGACGGACCACGTACCTATTTCATGGGTTTCCAGACTAACGCTGAAGCGCGTGGAACCGGTGGACTGCTCGGCGGATATGGGATCCTTCGATTCGACAACGGCGTGCCCACCGTCGACACCCTGGCTCCGAACACCGATCTAGCTGACGCGTTGACGGCCGTCGATCTCGGGCTTGAATACGACCAACAGTACGGCTATGCCCAACCGTTCACAGACTTCCGCAACAGCAACCTAAGCCCGCACTTTCCTTATGCCGCTCAGATATGGAAGGGCATGTTCGCCGAGCAGACCGGCGTGGAGGTGGACGGCGTAATCGTCATCGACCCAGTGGCTTTGAGCTACATCCTCGGAGCTGTCGGGCCGGTGACGATGCCGGACGGCGAGGTTGTTTCGAGGGACAATGTCGTCGAATTAACCGAATCCACGGCCTACAGTCGTTTCCCCACCGACCAAGTAGCGCGGAAGCAGTACCTGCAAGACATCGCCAACGCTGTCGTTACCAAGATGACGGGTTCGGTGCGGTCACCTCGGCAATTGATGGACGCCCTGGGCAAGGCTGTCGGCGAACGTCGCATCGCCGTTTGGAGTGCGGTGCCAGAAGAGCAGGAACTGCTTGAAGGGACTTCGTTGGCCCATGTGCTTCCGGGTGATGCAGCTCCGTACGCTGCGGTGGTCATCAACAACCTCGGCGGGAACAAGCTCGATTACTACCTGAGGACCGAGATCGAATACGCCGCAGATGAGTGCAACGGTGAAACGCGATCCTCCACAGTTAATGTGAAACTCACCAATACTGTGCCCAATGAGCCACTGCCGGATTATGTAGCCGGCGCTGTGGGCCTTGCTCCCGAGCTACTGATCGAGGTGCCGAAAGGCACGAACATCACATCAGTGCGTCTGTTCGCGACCCAAGGCGCAGAACTGTCGAGTGTGATCCTCAACGGTGAGCGGGTGCCGGCGATCGTGAATACGGAACGCGGACATCCCGTTTTCGAGGCGCAAGTCATCATTCCGCCCGGGCAATCCGCTGACGTCAGCTTCCAGATGTCAGAGCCAACTGCGCCGGGAAAACCACGAGCGCCAAGCCAGCCATTGGTGGAAACAGTCGTCCCGAAGGTGATGGTGCCTGAGTGCATGGGTTGA
- a CDS encoding polysaccharide biosynthesis tyrosine autokinase codes for MNLQDYVKLLRARWITVCVTIAVAVLGAVSFSMLTTPQYEASTRLFVSTAAGSTLAETYQGNRFSQERVLSYAELLMGTTLAQRTIDKLGLDISAAQLQENVKASAKLDTVLIDVEVLDESPVRARDIANTLSDEFVAMVRELEMPQDGSPPDSRVVVEQRASIPSDPVVPKTMRNIAIGLAAGVLLGVGLAILRDVLDNTVKDRGNLEEITGAGIVGSIPLDKERRKQPAISFDSDNSAIAEAFRKLRTNLQFLAVDNPPRVIVVTSSMPHEGKSTTAINTALALAEAEHKVVLVDGDMRRPMLHRYLDLVQPVGFSTVLSGAATLEEALQRTRFPGLTVLTSGAIPPNPSELLGSQSARKLLGELRAKFDYVIVDSTPLLAVTDAAILAAGADGVLVMARFGQTRREQLTHAVGSLESVGAPLLGAVFTMMPTRGNSSYSYSYSYYGEEGVRRSSARELRSESSPPPMPPGPAPEVVEQGGRRRRREATE; via the coding sequence TTGAACCTGCAAGACTACGTAAAGTTATTACGCGCCCGGTGGATCACCGTATGCGTGACGATAGCCGTCGCGGTGCTTGGGGCAGTGTCGTTTAGCATGCTCACTACTCCGCAGTACGAGGCCTCAACCCGCTTGTTCGTGTCCACCGCAGCAGGCTCAACGTTGGCTGAGACCTATCAGGGGAACCGTTTCTCGCAAGAGCGTGTGTTGTCCTACGCCGAACTGCTCATGGGAACGACCCTGGCGCAGCGGACCATCGACAAACTTGGCCTCGACATATCGGCGGCACAATTGCAGGAGAACGTCAAAGCGAGTGCGAAACTAGATACAGTCTTGATCGACGTCGAGGTTCTCGACGAATCACCAGTGCGGGCAAGGGATATTGCCAATACGTTGTCCGATGAATTTGTCGCAATGGTACGTGAACTAGAGATGCCTCAAGACGGTTCTCCCCCAGATTCCCGGGTAGTTGTGGAGCAGCGCGCATCGATCCCTAGCGACCCAGTGGTACCGAAAACGATGCGAAACATCGCGATCGGACTTGCCGCCGGCGTGCTCCTGGGAGTCGGCCTTGCGATACTCCGCGATGTCCTCGACAACACAGTCAAGGATCGAGGAAATCTTGAAGAAATAACCGGAGCCGGCATCGTTGGGAGCATTCCGCTCGACAAGGAACGTCGGAAGCAGCCGGCCATATCATTCGACAGCGATAACTCGGCCATTGCTGAGGCATTTCGCAAACTTCGCACAAATCTGCAGTTTTTAGCGGTCGACAACCCCCCACGCGTGATAGTCGTGACAAGCTCGATGCCGCATGAAGGAAAATCTACAACGGCAATTAACACCGCCCTGGCACTGGCCGAAGCTGAGCACAAGGTTGTGCTGGTCGACGGTGATATGAGGCGGCCGATGTTGCATAGGTATCTGGACCTCGTACAACCGGTGGGGTTCAGTACTGTATTGAGTGGTGCAGCGACTCTTGAAGAGGCATTGCAAAGGACACGCTTTCCCGGCCTCACTGTCCTAACTTCTGGTGCCATTCCCCCCAACCCAAGTGAGCTACTAGGCTCACAATCAGCTAGAAAGTTGCTGGGCGAACTCCGCGCAAAGTTCGACTACGTCATCGTGGATTCAACACCGCTCCTGGCTGTGACCGATGCTGCCATTCTCGCTGCTGGCGCAGACGGTGTGCTTGTAATGGCACGATTTGGACAGACAAGACGCGAGCAGCTTACCCACGCAGTGGGAAGTCTTGAAAGCGTAGGCGCTCCACTGCTAGGCGCGGTGTTCACAATGATGCCAACTCGTGGGAACTCATCTTATAGTTACAGCTATAGCTACTACGGAGAGGAAGGTGTCCGACGGTCCTCTGCCCGGGAACTCCGGTCTGAGTCGTCGCCACCACCCATGCCACCAGGACCGGCACCCGAGGTCGTGGAGCAGGGTGGACGAAGGCGCAGACGTGAGGCGACAGAGTAG
- a CDS encoding O-antigen ligase family protein, with amino-acid sequence MTTTVVLAGMFALGLAILALPALGYLRITTATFLFAAVVAPFPIIVWSPEIPSVTGIAHNSLSVTTYTLTLCFLTLGLVRQWKRNAWLMAYGLAITAYLLIGLLTVWSGAEAQWAGAIHWMFALLALVAGYQFGWQLTPYFYRQVIGLLLGLFAINGLLCIAQLAGLPVSLFPAQYIDNIADGRPIGSFSHPSTLGKFVLISLILVLPALRSSDYVSRRLAWACVGLAVPLVALTLARANLTAVGIAILLWLVFESNSWTRKPLRVALLLLVFALSAPIISATLERFSTDPGGGDRGRIYRAGLEQIQSNFWAGTGPNFYVEIVGQWDQMTAWGYPLHNSFLYPVAELGIIGGVLFMLPVFVVGAIAVVDCVGSTSPSPWSKAYLVTFPGMMIIAMTGWGMLIGSTLCLWFFAIGLCAGGITQRNSGLFPSTDSVSPSVGQSLPRFVSGQHH; translated from the coding sequence TTGACGACCACAGTGGTTTTGGCCGGCATGTTCGCTTTGGGCCTCGCGATATTAGCGCTGCCTGCGCTTGGCTACCTTCGGATAACGACCGCTACGTTCCTCTTTGCCGCTGTAGTTGCGCCTTTCCCGATAATCGTGTGGAGTCCCGAAATACCTTCGGTAACGGGAATCGCTCACAACTCGCTAAGCGTGACCACCTATACTTTGACACTTTGTTTTCTGACCCTCGGGCTAGTTCGGCAGTGGAAGCGGAACGCGTGGTTGATGGCGTACGGGCTTGCGATCACTGCATACTTGCTGATCGGCCTCCTAACCGTATGGAGCGGGGCCGAGGCGCAGTGGGCTGGGGCGATCCACTGGATGTTCGCGCTGTTGGCGCTTGTTGCGGGTTATCAGTTTGGTTGGCAGCTGACACCTTATTTTTATCGCCAAGTAATCGGCCTCCTTTTAGGACTCTTTGCGATAAATGGGTTGTTATGTATTGCTCAGCTCGCTGGGTTGCCGGTGAGCCTATTCCCCGCCCAGTACATCGACAACATTGCGGACGGGCGGCCGATCGGTTCATTCTCGCACCCGTCGACCTTGGGTAAATTCGTCCTGATTTCGTTGATATTGGTATTGCCAGCTCTGCGAAGCTCCGACTACGTAAGTCGGCGCCTTGCTTGGGCATGTGTGGGCCTTGCTGTGCCGCTAGTTGCCTTGACGCTTGCCCGCGCGAACCTGACCGCAGTCGGCATAGCTATTTTGTTGTGGCTTGTCTTCGAAAGTAATAGCTGGACAAGAAAACCATTGCGGGTAGCACTCCTCTTGTTGGTGTTTGCGCTCTCCGCCCCAATAATCTCCGCGACTCTGGAGAGATTTTCCACGGACCCGGGCGGCGGAGACCGGGGGCGCATTTATCGCGCTGGTTTGGAACAGATCCAATCAAATTTCTGGGCAGGAACTGGGCCAAATTTCTACGTCGAGATTGTTGGTCAGTGGGATCAAATGACAGCCTGGGGGTACCCGCTTCACAATTCCTTTCTATACCCAGTAGCCGAACTAGGAATTATCGGAGGCGTCCTTTTTATGCTTCCAGTTTTTGTCGTCGGCGCTATCGCGGTGGTCGATTGTGTGGGAAGCACTAGTCCATCGCCGTGGTCGAAAGCCTACTTAGTTACGTTCCCGGGCATGATGATTATCGCGATGACCGGATGGGGCATGCTCATCGGAAGTACGCTGTGCCTTTGGTTTTTCGCGATAGGATTGTGCGCTGGCGGTATCACACAAAGGAACTCGGGTCTGTTCCCGTCGACGGATAGCGTGTCGCCTTCCGTCGGGCAATCGTTGCCGCGATTTGTCTCTGGCCAGCATCATTAA
- a CDS encoding nucleotide sugar dehydrogenase: protein MDISIFGLGYVGAVSAGCLAADGHNVIGVDPNWTKVDLINSGVSPIVEQDIGNMIADEVKSGRLRATTSVEDAVNESDISLICVGTPSQMNGNLDLSHVRRVCEEIGEALRGKSKYHVVVARSTMLPGSMRDVVIPTLESASGKKQAGVDFGVCNNPEFLREGTAVWDYYHPPKTVIGETDPRAGEVLTQLYGELDAPLIRTSVDVAEMVKYADNNWHALKVAFANEIGSVSKAVGIDGRRVMEIFCEDTKLNLSAYYMRPGFAFGGSCLPKDVRALTYKARNLDLDVPLLNSILPSNRSQVARAIEMITAKGKRKVGVLGFAFKSGTDDLRESPIVDVIEHLLGKGYDLRLYDGAVNMAALTGANRDYILNLIPHISRLMVSTIKEVLEFADTIVIGNGDPEFSAAVDSARPDQTVVDFVRASGRASGGNYDGICW from the coding sequence ATGGACATCAGCATTTTTGGCCTGGGGTACGTCGGTGCTGTATCTGCCGGCTGTCTGGCAGCAGATGGGCACAATGTCATTGGCGTCGACCCAAACTGGACAAAGGTCGACCTCATCAACTCGGGCGTTTCGCCGATTGTGGAGCAAGACATTGGCAATATGATTGCAGACGAGGTCAAGTCTGGACGCCTTCGGGCAACTACGTCCGTCGAAGATGCGGTGAATGAAAGTGATATTTCACTTATTTGCGTCGGAACGCCAAGCCAAATGAACGGTAACCTGGATCTAAGTCATGTGCGTCGTGTATGCGAAGAAATCGGCGAAGCGTTGCGCGGCAAAAGCAAATATCACGTAGTAGTCGCGCGGTCAACCATGCTGCCCGGCAGTATGCGAGACGTAGTAATTCCGACCCTTGAGAGCGCATCCGGAAAAAAGCAGGCTGGTGTGGATTTCGGCGTTTGTAATAATCCTGAATTTCTACGAGAAGGCACCGCTGTATGGGATTATTATCATCCACCGAAAACTGTGATCGGCGAAACCGATCCAAGAGCCGGTGAGGTGCTGACACAGTTGTATGGAGAATTGGACGCGCCACTCATCCGCACGTCGGTCGACGTAGCAGAAATGGTTAAGTACGCCGATAATAATTGGCACGCCTTGAAGGTAGCGTTCGCCAATGAAATAGGAAGCGTAAGCAAGGCCGTCGGTATAGATGGCAGGCGCGTAATGGAAATTTTTTGCGAGGATACGAAACTGAATCTTTCCGCCTATTACATGAGGCCTGGGTTTGCCTTCGGCGGATCTTGCTTGCCAAAAGACGTGCGCGCGCTCACCTACAAAGCTCGAAATCTCGATCTCGATGTGCCATTGCTCAATTCAATACTCCCTTCGAACAGGAGCCAAGTGGCACGCGCTATCGAAATGATAACCGCGAAAGGAAAGCGGAAGGTCGGAGTGCTAGGATTTGCATTCAAAAGTGGGACAGATGACTTGCGCGAGTCGCCAATTGTCGACGTGATAGAGCACTTACTGGGGAAGGGTTACGATTTACGTTTATATGACGGCGCCGTAAACATGGCCGCGCTGACGGGCGCAAATCGTGATTACATACTCAATCTCATTCCACATATATCGCGGCTAATGGTTTCGACCATAAAAGAAGTCCTAGAATTCGCCGATACAATCGTTATTGGGAACGGTGACCCTGAGTTCAGTGCCGCGGTCGACAGCGCTCGTCCCGATCAGACAGTGGTCGACTTCGTCCGCGCGTCTGGCCGAGCAAGTGGCGGCAACTACGACGGAATATGCTGGTGA
- a CDS encoding glycosyltransferase family 4 protein — protein MSATTAGGNPVGSVVILVENLPSPFDRRVWQQATTLQAHGWTVSIVCPTGKGYESLHEVIDDVHVYRYSLPNEGDGPFSYFVEYATALWHTFRLAAKVRRERGFDVVHACNPPDLLFLVGGYFKLVHSTKFLFDHHDINPELYEAKFGRRGLLWRLMVLLERSTFRTADVSIATNESYRRIAIERGGMRPDNVYVVRSGPKLDRMQIRRPVLELKHGRRYLVGYVGVMGKQEGIDYLLQAASHIVHSLGRKDIHFGLVGGGTALAEMQRLAVDLDVADYVTFTGRVPDDELLDILNTADVCVNPDVANEMNDKSTMNKIMEYMALGKPIVQFDLTEGRFSAGNASLYAARNDAEDLANKIVELLEDPERSAQMGALGRWRVENQLEWKYEVPKLLAAYSALKINHDD, from the coding sequence GTGAGTGCTACTACAGCTGGCGGCAACCCTGTCGGCAGCGTCGTCATCTTGGTCGAAAACCTACCATCACCGTTTGACCGTCGGGTATGGCAACAAGCCACGACATTACAGGCGCACGGTTGGACGGTGAGTATTGTGTGCCCAACAGGCAAAGGTTATGAAAGTCTGCATGAAGTAATTGATGATGTTCACGTGTATCGATATTCCTTGCCAAATGAGGGCGACGGTCCTTTCAGCTACTTTGTCGAATATGCGACTGCGCTATGGCATACGTTTCGTTTGGCTGCAAAGGTAAGGCGCGAACGTGGGTTTGATGTCGTCCATGCCTGCAACCCGCCCGATTTGCTCTTTCTGGTGGGTGGCTATTTTAAGTTGGTTCACAGCACCAAATTCTTGTTCGATCACCACGACATCAATCCAGAGCTATATGAAGCGAAGTTTGGTCGCCGTGGCCTGCTTTGGCGCTTGATGGTACTGCTGGAGCGCTCCACTTTCCGAACGGCAGATGTGTCGATAGCAACAAACGAGTCGTACCGTCGCATCGCCATCGAGCGTGGCGGAATGCGTCCAGACAATGTGTATGTAGTCCGTAGCGGCCCAAAGTTGGACCGTATGCAAATTCGAAGGCCAGTTTTAGAGTTGAAACACGGTCGACGCTACCTCGTCGGGTATGTCGGAGTGATGGGCAAACAAGAGGGCATCGATTACCTGCTGCAAGCGGCAAGCCACATCGTCCACAGCCTTGGTCGCAAGGATATTCATTTTGGCTTGGTGGGCGGCGGCACAGCGCTAGCCGAGATGCAGCGCCTTGCGGTTGATCTGGACGTGGCGGACTACGTCACTTTCACCGGGAGAGTACCAGACGACGAACTTCTGGACATCCTGAACACCGCCGATGTCTGCGTTAACCCCGATGTAGCCAATGAGATGAACGATAAATCGACCATGAACAAGATTATGGAGTATATGGCGCTTGGCAAGCCTATTGTTCAGTTTGATTTGACGGAAGGGCGGTTTTCCGCTGGAAATGCTTCGCTGTACGCCGCAAGAAACGACGCGGAGGATTTAGCAAACAAAATCGTTGAACTACTGGAGGATCCTGAACGCAGCGCACAAATGGGCGCATTAGGTCGCTGGCGTGTAGAGAACCAACTGGAGTGGAAATACGAGGTACCTAAGCTCCTGGCCGCGTATAGCGCATTGAAGATCAATCACGATGACTAG
- a CDS encoding class I SAM-dependent methyltransferase produces MAITSSREESHAGAEHFCRTVRSTESLLHPESVFVAGCGRGHEALYIRKELDVKVTGVDVAQHWDPIDSWAAGVDDFELQVGSVLDLPFADSSFDIVFYHHVIEHVSDPAASLRELARVLRPNGFIYIGTPNRHRAVGYLGSFDANLVQKMQWNLNDYKARVKGKFRNELGAHAGFSERELLALVERHFDGISVLTGDYLQFKYGGRIPKVLLAAICSNALRGVAAPSVYVSARRS; encoded by the coding sequence ATGGCCATAACTTCCTCGCGTGAAGAATCCCACGCGGGTGCTGAACATTTCTGCCGCACCGTTCGATCGACAGAATCCCTGTTGCACCCTGAAAGTGTGTTCGTTGCCGGTTGCGGTAGAGGTCATGAAGCGCTGTACATCCGGAAAGAACTTGACGTAAAGGTCACAGGGGTGGACGTGGCGCAGCATTGGGATCCAATCGACTCGTGGGCTGCGGGCGTCGACGATTTTGAGCTTCAAGTAGGCAGTGTTCTCGACCTTCCCTTTGCCGATAGTAGTTTCGATATCGTCTTCTATCATCACGTGATCGAGCACGTCAGCGACCCGGCTGCAAGTCTGCGCGAGCTTGCCAGGGTTCTACGCCCAAATGGATTCATTTATATCGGAACGCCCAATCGGCACCGCGCAGTAGGATATCTAGGCTCCTTTGACGCTAATTTGGTGCAAAAGATGCAGTGGAATCTCAACGACTATAAAGCTAGAGTGAAAGGAAAGTTTCGAAACGAACTTGGGGCTCACGCCGGCTTCTCCGAGCGAGAATTGTTGGCGCTAGTTGAACGCCATTTCGATGGTATCAGCGTACTAACCGGCGATTATCTACAGTTCAAATACGGCGGCCGAATCCCAAAGGTGCTGCTGGCCGCAATATGTTCGAACGCCCTTCGCGGCGTCGCCGCGCCATCGGTGTATGTTTCGGCCCGGCGCTCATGA
- a CDS encoding glycosyltransferase family 4 protein has protein sequence MRVLWLSPGLRPLARTYVESLRALGAEVLLVTSDLHPESDEAREYEVVLLGRPIPTADWWRVSKAYRQIRRFDPDVIVTEFLRDPRWRIFSDLAPRIRLLHDDVPHDSTHVAPWWNRAFFERWDDRAAATIVFSNYVAESVRSRQTVAESRLYVAPLTSDLPLALIPERVPATERRNVVLIGRQRPYKNHEVVFAAWESHTRGGCWPGDELILFGDGEIQCALPNHARWVKDAFRYETILSEVSRARASVVHSRTASQSGVQVMSLQLGVPTLVSTAGGLAEYQPDGLCPIDIDDVEGLSRAMDRLAEPAEIEAQSRRASAYFMSRFSPELAASRLLEIFESVLQSA, from the coding sequence GTGCGCGTCCTTTGGCTGTCGCCCGGCCTGCGGCCGCTCGCGCGTACGTACGTCGAGAGTCTCCGAGCGCTCGGGGCTGAAGTATTGCTCGTAACTTCGGATCTGCACCCCGAATCTGATGAGGCAAGAGAGTACGAAGTAGTACTTCTTGGTCGACCTATTCCGACTGCCGACTGGTGGAGAGTTTCTAAGGCCTACAGACAAATTAGGCGGTTTGACCCAGATGTGATCGTAACCGAATTCCTGAGGGACCCGAGGTGGCGGATCTTCTCAGATTTGGCGCCGCGAATTCGCCTGTTGCACGACGACGTGCCCCACGACTCGACGCATGTGGCGCCGTGGTGGAATCGTGCGTTCTTCGAACGCTGGGACGACCGAGCGGCCGCTACCATTGTTTTTAGCAACTATGTGGCTGAGAGCGTGCGGAGTAGGCAGACCGTGGCCGAATCTCGACTCTACGTGGCCCCGCTGACCAGTGATTTGCCGCTAGCCCTCATTCCTGAGCGCGTGCCTGCAACCGAACGGCGGAACGTGGTGCTTATCGGCCGACAGCGACCATATAAGAACCACGAGGTGGTTTTCGCCGCATGGGAGTCCCACACCAGGGGCGGATGCTGGCCCGGCGACGAATTGATTTTGTTTGGTGACGGCGAGATCCAATGCGCGCTACCCAACCATGCACGATGGGTAAAAGATGCATTCAGATACGAGACTATCTTGAGCGAAGTGTCGAGAGCGAGAGCTTCTGTGGTTCATTCGCGTACGGCATCCCAAAGCGGCGTTCAGGTGATGTCTTTGCAGCTTGGCGTCCCCACTTTGGTTTCCACAGCAGGTGGACTTGCCGAATATCAGCCTGATGGTTTGTGCCCGATCGATATTGACGACGTCGAAGGCCTTTCCCGCGCAATGGATCGTCTAGCGGAACCAGCCGAAATTGAGGCGCAGTCGCGAAGGGCGTCAGCTTACTTTATGTCCCGCTTTTCGCCGGAACTGGCCGCAAGTAGACTTCTTGAAATTTTTGAATCCGTTCTCCAATCTGCGTAG
- a CDS encoding heparin lyase I family protein, with protein MDRRTVLLLGGIGVLSLGTPTPASRAEAPGSSSTLFNGDFETGDTSQYAKTELAGGSNAPRIVTAPTRSRSSQYACAYKLSESQYRCESVPGYGYAPFVGTEGSDLYYRWSVYFPDEFPEAPWQVCGQWHQTYMGGTGRYDKVPPPMAFYAASSADRAARWSLSNNGNNPWQKGWSLDLGLMPRGEWTDVVVHVKFSVVARDCLVEVWINGVESGSIVPPVPTLYPTEVVSDRVSYFKVGYYRDPKATLPGAVFFDDVKIGTTLGSVAPSS; from the coding sequence ATGGATCGTCGGACGGTACTTTTACTAGGTGGGATCGGAGTTCTATCGCTCGGCACGCCCACACCAGCGTCGCGCGCAGAGGCGCCAGGGTCGTCTTCTACGCTCTTCAACGGGGACTTCGAAACTGGAGATACCAGTCAATACGCAAAGACCGAGTTGGCTGGTGGCAGTAACGCACCTCGCATCGTGACAGCTCCAACCCGATCTCGAAGCTCTCAATATGCGTGCGCCTATAAGCTTTCTGAGTCGCAATATCGCTGCGAGTCGGTGCCGGGGTACGGGTATGCTCCCTTTGTAGGTACGGAAGGTTCCGACCTCTATTACCGGTGGTCTGTGTATTTTCCCGATGAGTTTCCTGAGGCCCCTTGGCAGGTTTGTGGTCAGTGGCATCAGACGTACATGGGTGGCACGGGGCGCTATGACAAGGTGCCCCCGCCGATGGCATTTTATGCAGCGTCATCAGCCGATCGTGCTGCGCGCTGGAGCCTTTCAAACAATGGCAACAACCCCTGGCAGAAAGGTTGGTCGCTCGACCTCGGGTTGATGCCCCGCGGTGAGTGGACGGACGTGGTAGTCCATGTGAAATTCTCGGTGGTGGCTAGAGATTGCCTAGTGGAAGTATGGATCAATGGCGTAGAGAGCGGCAGTATAGTTCCACCGGTGCCGACTTTGTACCCGACAGAAGTAGTGTCTGACAGAGTGTCTTATTTTAAGGTCGGTTATTATCGCGATCCCAAAGCAACGCTGCCCGGTGCAGTGTTTTTTGATGATGTGAAGATTGGCACGACGCTAGGCTCAGTTGCGCCAAGTTCGTAG